One genomic region from Halococcus qingdaonensis encodes:
- a CDS encoding DUF7550 family protein produces the protein MSDDAPTEPRESESGQEQATDTVDETMVEGDREQRESHPDDADEGTHGSVEPVATRETSPMSEFTGRQAGIGALVAVVGLVVTFAIPLLLTLG, from the coding sequence ATGAGCGACGACGCGCCGACCGAGCCGCGCGAGTCGGAATCCGGCCAGGAGCAGGCGACCGACACCGTAGACGAGACGATGGTTGAGGGCGATCGCGAGCAGCGCGAGAGCCACCCCGACGACGCAGACGAGGGCACGCACGGAAGCGTCGAACCGGTCGCCACCCGCGAGACGTCGCCGATGAGCGAGTTCACGGGGCGACAGGCCGGCATCGGCGCGCTCGTGGCGGTCGTCGGACTCGTCGTCACGTTCGCGATCCCGCTACTGCTCACCCTCGGCTGA
- a CDS encoding NADH:flavin oxidoreductase/NADH oxidase: MTADLFAPLELRETTIPNRVMVSPMCQYSCDDRDGLATDWHLVHLGSRASGGAGVVMTEATAVEARGRISPEDLGIWSDAHTEALAPIAEFVKSQGSVPAIQLAHAGRKASKARPWDGGEPLQPDEGGWETIAPSDQPWPYENGETATAKMDQDDIEDVIDSFSAAAERADEAGFDVVEVHAAHGYLLHEFLSPVTNHRTDDYGGDYEGRSRLVREVTAAVREVWPDDKPVFVRISATDWLPDRESWTVDDSVRLADDLAAAGADLIDVSAGGNDPDPQIPYRGPGYQLPYADRISRERESEIAVGAVGGISSPEQADALVRNGRADMAIVGREHLRDPYFSLHAARELDRPEAAEPPIQYRRGF; the protein is encoded by the coding sequence ATGACAGCAGATCTCTTCGCACCGCTCGAACTGCGCGAGACGACGATCCCGAACCGGGTGATGGTCTCGCCGATGTGTCAGTATTCCTGTGACGACCGCGACGGGCTGGCGACCGACTGGCATCTCGTCCACCTCGGCAGTCGGGCGTCCGGCGGGGCCGGCGTCGTGATGACCGAGGCGACCGCCGTCGAAGCCCGTGGGCGCATCTCGCCGGAGGATCTCGGCATCTGGAGCGACGCACACACCGAGGCGCTCGCGCCGATCGCCGAGTTCGTCAAATCGCAGGGCTCGGTGCCCGCGATCCAGCTCGCCCACGCCGGCCGGAAGGCGTCGAAGGCCCGGCCGTGGGACGGCGGCGAGCCGCTCCAGCCCGACGAGGGTGGCTGGGAGACGATCGCACCGAGCGACCAGCCGTGGCCCTACGAGAACGGCGAAACGGCGACCGCGAAGATGGACCAGGACGACATCGAGGACGTCATCGACTCGTTCAGCGCTGCCGCCGAGCGTGCCGACGAGGCGGGCTTCGACGTCGTCGAGGTCCACGCGGCCCACGGCTACCTCCTCCACGAGTTCCTCTCGCCGGTCACCAATCATCGGACGGACGACTACGGCGGCGACTACGAGGGCCGGAGCCGGCTGGTCCGCGAGGTGACCGCCGCGGTACGGGAGGTCTGGCCCGACGACAAACCGGTCTTCGTTCGGATCTCGGCGACCGACTGGCTACCCGACCGTGAATCCTGGACGGTCGACGACTCGGTGCGACTGGCCGACGATCTCGCCGCAGCGGGCGCGGACCTCATCGACGTGAGCGCCGGCGGTAACGATCCCGACCCACAGATCCCCTATCGGGGACCGGGCTACCAGCTCCCCTACGCCGACCGCATTAGCCGCGAGCGCGAGTCGGAGATCGCCGTCGGCGCAGTCGGCGGTATCTCCTCCCCTGAGCAGGCCGACGCGCTCGTCCGCAACGGCCGGGCCGACATGGCCATCGTCGGCCGCGAACATCTCCGTGATCCGTATTTCTCGCTGCACGCCGCCCGCGAGCTCGATCGGCCTGAGGCCGCCGAGCCACCTATCCAGTATCGGCGCGGGTTCTGA